A section of the Desulfuribacillus stibiiarsenatis genome encodes:
- a CDS encoding vitamin B12-dependent ribonucleotide reductase translates to MELSQNARIVLEKRYLKKENGQVIETPEQLLKRVAQNVAQADYNYQKSPEQVAEVEQGFFEIMDSLEFLPNSPTLMNAGNELQQLSACFVLPVEDSMEGIFDALKYAALIHKSGGGTGFSFSRLRPKHDIVRTTGGVASGPLSFMKIFNTATDVVKQGGTRRGANMAILRVDHPDIIEFIKAKKNKEEFTNFNFSVGITQSFMDAVVNSENYPLVHPKQGHVVEELSAQKVFDLLVEMAWDNGEPGIVFLDRINQDNPTPAVGDIESTNPCGEQPLLPYESCNLGSVNLSKFVRNQAIDYDRLKQVIHTAIHFLDNVIDMNQYPLPEVEQITKANRKIGLGVMGFADMLIQLGLPYQSTQAIQTAKDVMGFIRQEARNASNTLAEKRGMFPNFPNSIYQQASKHLPLRNATLTTIAPTGTLSILASSSSGIEPLYSIAFTRTILDGQKLVEVHPYFKELAEQKGFYSKELIERIARTGSVQGFNEVPQDIQALFVTAHDITPEAHVRMQAAFQEYTDNAVSKTVNFPHDATQDDISQAFILAYQLGCKGITVYRDGSRSGQVLSTSNTTKQTTSNNPIHTPIHPISETRNEKAIIGTEVRPRPDTTFGRTERIPTAYGNMYVTINEDEYGICEVFAQTGKSGGDAAANNEAIARLISISLRAGISVEEIIKQLRGIRASSPTWFHGGMVLSGPDGIAIALERYLHFKKTGKEMERNITAIDLATIPECPECNGKLQYEEGCSKCVSCGYSMCH, encoded by the coding sequence ATGGAGCTCAGTCAAAATGCTAGAATCGTATTAGAAAAGCGATATCTAAAAAAAGAAAACGGACAAGTCATAGAAACTCCTGAACAATTACTGAAAAGAGTAGCGCAAAATGTAGCACAAGCGGATTATAATTACCAGAAAAGCCCTGAACAAGTGGCTGAAGTAGAGCAAGGATTTTTTGAAATCATGGATAGTTTAGAATTCCTACCGAACTCTCCGACGTTGATGAATGCAGGGAATGAACTGCAGCAGCTTTCGGCTTGTTTCGTACTTCCTGTAGAAGATTCGATGGAAGGTATATTCGATGCGTTAAAATATGCGGCGTTAATACATAAGAGCGGTGGTGGGACTGGATTTTCATTTTCTCGTCTTCGCCCGAAACATGATATTGTAAGGACAACGGGCGGGGTAGCGAGTGGCCCGCTTTCTTTTATGAAGATTTTTAATACTGCGACGGATGTAGTGAAACAAGGAGGCACTCGAAGAGGGGCCAACATGGCAATTTTAAGAGTGGACCATCCAGACATTATTGAATTTATAAAAGCCAAGAAAAATAAAGAAGAATTTACGAATTTTAATTTTTCTGTAGGAATTACACAATCATTTATGGATGCGGTTGTGAACAGTGAGAATTATCCGTTAGTTCATCCAAAACAGGGACATGTTGTAGAAGAGCTATCGGCACAAAAGGTATTTGACTTACTTGTAGAAATGGCCTGGGATAATGGTGAACCAGGGATTGTATTTCTAGATCGGATTAATCAGGATAACCCAACACCTGCAGTAGGAGATATAGAAAGCACTAATCCTTGTGGTGAACAACCACTACTACCCTATGAATCCTGCAATTTAGGATCAGTAAATCTTAGTAAGTTCGTGAGGAACCAAGCAATTGATTATGATCGGTTGAAGCAAGTGATACATACAGCCATACATTTCTTAGATAATGTCATTGATATGAATCAATATCCCTTGCCAGAAGTTGAGCAAATCACGAAAGCAAATCGCAAGATTGGTCTAGGAGTTATGGGGTTTGCCGATATGCTGATTCAATTAGGCCTGCCATATCAATCGACACAAGCAATTCAGACAGCGAAAGATGTCATGGGATTTATTCGTCAAGAAGCAAGAAATGCATCGAATACATTAGCTGAGAAGCGTGGCATGTTCCCAAATTTCCCTAATAGTATCTATCAGCAAGCAAGCAAGCATCTTCCGTTACGGAATGCAACACTCACTACAATCGCGCCAACGGGTACATTAAGTATCCTTGCCAGTAGCTCTTCAGGCATAGAGCCGCTGTATTCTATCGCGTTTACGAGGACAATTTTAGATGGGCAAAAGCTTGTAGAAGTCCATCCATATTTTAAAGAGTTAGCCGAGCAAAAGGGATTTTATTCAAAAGAGCTCATTGAAAGGATTGCGCGTACTGGATCAGTACAAGGATTCAACGAAGTACCGCAAGACATTCAAGCATTGTTCGTAACGGCACATGATATAACACCAGAAGCACATGTGCGCATGCAAGCGGCATTTCAAGAATATACAGATAATGCAGTTTCGAAAACAGTAAACTTCCCTCATGATGCAACTCAAGATGACATCAGTCAAGCATTTATTCTTGCTTACCAGCTTGGCTGTAAAGGAATTACAGTATATCGTGATGGTAGTAGAAGTGGCCAAGTTCTAAGCACATCGAATACTACTAAACAGACAACTAGCAATAATCCTATCCATACGCCTATCCATCCTATTAGTGAAACGCGTAACGAAAAAGCGATTATAGGTACGGAAGTTCGTCCTAGACCAGATACGACCTTTGGCCGCACGGAAAGAATTCCAACAGCTTATGGCAATATGTATGTAACGATTAATGAAGATGAATATGGAATTTGCGAAGTATTTGCCCAGACCGGGAAGTCAGGTGGCGATGCGGCTGCTAATAATGAAGCAATTGCACGATTGATTTCAATATCTCTACGAGCAGGAATTTCCGTTGAAGAAATTATCAAGCAATTGCGTGGAATTCGTGCATCATCGCCGACATGGTTTCATGGAGGAATGGTGTTATCAGGCCCTGATGGTATTGCGATTGCCCTTGAGCGCTACCTACATTTCAAGAAGACAGGGAAAGAGATGGAGCGTAATATCACAGCCATCGATTTAGCAACAATTCCAGAATGCCCGGAATGTAACGGCAAGCTACAGTACGAAGAGGGCTGCTCTAAATGTGTAAGCTGTGGATACTCAATGTGTCATTAA
- the aroQ gene encoding type II 3-dehydroquinate dehydratase yields the protein MFGKILVLHGANLNRLGKREPEVYGTQTLADIEQNIDLFVKEKGYTMEAYQSNHEGALIDQIHNAEGKYDGIVMNPGAFTHYSIAIRDAISSVKVPVIEVHLSNIYSREEFRHHSVLSPVCVGQITGFGAYSYILGCQALIQHLQKTKG from the coding sequence ATGTTCGGGAAAATATTGGTTCTTCACGGAGCAAATCTTAACCGTTTAGGTAAAAGAGAGCCGGAGGTTTATGGTACACAAACATTAGCAGATATCGAACAGAATATTGATCTGTTTGTAAAAGAAAAAGGGTATACCATGGAAGCGTATCAATCGAACCATGAGGGAGCACTAATTGACCAAATCCATAACGCCGAAGGAAAGTATGATGGGATCGTTATGAATCCAGGGGCATTCACACATTACAGTATTGCTATACGTGATGCAATCAGCTCCGTCAAAGTGCCAGTAATCGAAGTGCACCTATCAAACATCTATAGTAGGGAAGAATTTCGTCATCATTCCGTTCTATCTCCAGTGTGTGTAGGTCAGATTACTGGTTTTGGAGCATATAGTTATATCTTGGGTTGCCAGGCATTAATTCAACACTTACAAAAAACAAAAGGATAA
- a CDS encoding M24 family metallopeptidase, whose amino-acid sequence MFQNRLEKLRQLLQKQSLDAYITTKQENRQYISNFTGTSGYLLVTANDAVLFTDSRYMEQAKEQINKGGVSIRVIEHDSLYWKTIVQWLQQQSIQELGFDSSNTTFDTYTLWKEQWNNIDLKPTNDLIAILRMVKDASEISGIKQATQLTDEAFQSVLGMIRPGIREIEIALALEFYVKKRGAQQLAFDIIVASGKRSALPHGVATNKMIEPGDFITIDFGIKLNGYCSDMTRTVVAGKASNRQKEIYQTVLTAQQLVLDNIKAGMTGKNVDEIARNYIYQNGYRGYFGHGLGHGLGQEVHEGPRLSPTSDTILIPGMVVTVEPGIYIPNFGGVRIEDDVVIENNGCMILNSTPKHLLEL is encoded by the coding sequence TTGTTTCAAAATCGACTTGAAAAATTGCGCCAGCTTTTACAGAAGCAATCCCTTGATGCATACATTACTACGAAACAAGAAAATCGCCAATATATATCGAATTTTACCGGCACCAGCGGCTACTTATTGGTAACGGCTAATGATGCGGTACTTTTTACAGACTCACGTTACATGGAACAAGCGAAGGAGCAAATCAACAAAGGCGGTGTTTCCATACGAGTGATCGAACACGATTCGCTGTATTGGAAGACAATTGTTCAATGGCTACAGCAACAGAGTATTCAAGAGCTAGGATTTGATTCTTCTAATACTACTTTTGATACATATACACTCTGGAAAGAGCAATGGAACAACATCGATCTGAAACCTACGAATGACCTTATCGCGATATTACGTATGGTAAAAGATGCTTCAGAAATATCCGGTATCAAACAAGCTACTCAACTGACGGATGAAGCGTTTCAGTCAGTTCTTGGAATGATTCGACCAGGTATCCGTGAAATCGAGATTGCACTCGCCCTTGAATTCTATGTCAAGAAACGTGGTGCACAGCAGCTTGCCTTTGATATCATTGTCGCCAGTGGAAAGCGTTCCGCATTACCTCATGGAGTAGCAACGAATAAAATGATTGAGCCAGGGGACTTTATAACTATTGATTTCGGTATTAAGCTTAATGGGTATTGTTCGGATATGACTCGAACTGTCGTAGCAGGGAAAGCATCCAATAGGCAAAAAGAAATTTATCAGACAGTCTTGACAGCACAGCAGTTAGTACTTGATAATATAAAAGCAGGGATGACAGGGAAGAATGTGGATGAAATTGCCCGAAACTATATTTATCAAAATGGTTATCGTGGATATTTCGGACACGGCCTTGGTCATGGCCTAGGACAAGAAGTTCACGAAGGTCCAAGGTTAAGTCCTACCAGTGATACGATATTAATTCCGGGTATGGTAGTAACCGTAGAACCAGGAATTTATATTCCGAATTTCGGTGGTGTGCGCATAGAAGATGATGTTGTAATAGAAAATAATGGGTGTATGATTTTAAATTCTACCCCTAAGCATTTATTAGAACTTTAG
- the efp gene encoding elongation factor P, which translates to MISTNDFKTGMTIELDNQAWQIIDFQHVKPGKGAAFVRAKLKNVKNGSVKENTFRAGEKVPKASVQTKQMQYLYNSADEYTFMDTDTYEQMNLSAKQIERELKFLLENMNVYVVIYNGEVIGVELPNTVILEVTETEPGIKGDTATGATKNATMETGVLVQVPLFINQGDKLIIDTRSGSYVSRA; encoded by the coding sequence ATGATTTCAACAAACGACTTTAAAACTGGTATGACAATTGAACTGGATAATCAAGCATGGCAAATCATCGATTTCCAGCACGTTAAACCAGGTAAGGGAGCGGCATTTGTAAGAGCAAAACTTAAAAATGTCAAAAATGGCTCTGTAAAAGAAAACACATTTAGAGCTGGTGAAAAGGTACCAAAGGCTTCTGTGCAGACAAAGCAAATGCAATATCTGTACAATAGTGCTGATGAGTATACTTTCATGGATACTGATACATATGAGCAAATGAATTTAAGTGCAAAGCAAATTGAGCGCGAACTTAAATTTTTATTAGAGAACATGAACGTATATGTGGTAATTTACAATGGTGAGGTAATTGGCGTTGAATTACCAAATACCGTTATCTTAGAAGTAACAGAAACAGAGCCTGGCATTAAAGGTGATACTGCGACTGGTGCTACGAAGAATGCTACAATGGAAACAGGCGTACTTGTACAAGTTCCTTTATTCATTAACCAAGGGGATAAGTTAATAATCGATACGCGCTCTGGATCATACGTTTCAAGAGCATAA
- a CDS encoding DUF441 domain-containing protein — MGGQIALVILIIVGLIGRSHIIATAASFLLIMKLTSLERYFPAIERRGLEVGLLFLTMAVLVPFANGKVQSKDVVDVFTSWIGILALVSGAIATYMNYHGLTLLKYDPELMVGLVVGSIIGIVFFKGIPVGPLMAAGLTAFFLKLFQYFLK, encoded by the coding sequence ATGGGTGGGCAAATCGCGTTAGTGATACTAATAATAGTTGGTCTGATTGGTCGCTCCCACATTATAGCGACTGCGGCCAGCTTTTTATTAATTATGAAATTGACAAGCCTTGAACGATACTTCCCTGCGATTGAGCGTAGAGGCTTAGAGGTTGGGTTATTATTTCTAACGATGGCAGTGCTGGTGCCTTTTGCAAACGGCAAAGTACAATCGAAAGATGTTGTAGATGTATTTACATCTTGGATTGGCATCCTAGCTTTAGTAAGTGGGGCTATTGCTACATATATGAATTATCATGGGCTAACGTTATTAAAATACGATCCAGAATTGATGGTTGGATTAGTGGTAGGATCAATTATAGGCATTGTGTTTTTCAAAGGTATACCCGTCGGTCCTTTAATGGCCGCTGGGTTAACAGCATTCTTCTTGAAACTATTCCAATACTTCCTAAAATAG
- a CDS encoding phosphosulfolactate synthase: MYSSFDKQCNGYTMVMDKGIGFHQMKDQIAIAKPYMQFVKYGFGTSCLYQPEALLQKNRLLKDHEIIAYPGGTLFEAAYVKQLTDVFFEEIISYEFTGVEISHGTVDIPDKEKYEFIRRGKSLDLTVLSEIGKKTETGFHSLLDSIKHDLEAGADFVILEGRESGTSGLYDNEGNIQEEVLETLSKEPDLLRYIIWEAPCKDQQVAIINVLGVDVHFGNVAFEDILSVATLRKGLRSDTMLTCLK; encoded by the coding sequence ATGTATTCATCTTTTGATAAACAATGTAACGGCTATACCATGGTTATGGATAAAGGAATTGGATTTCATCAAATGAAAGATCAAATTGCAATTGCTAAACCATATATGCAATTTGTAAAATATGGATTTGGAACAAGCTGTTTATATCAGCCGGAGGCACTATTACAAAAGAATAGACTTTTGAAAGATCATGAGATTATCGCATACCCAGGAGGTACACTATTTGAGGCAGCCTATGTGAAACAACTGACGGATGTCTTTTTTGAAGAAATCATTTCATACGAATTCACTGGTGTGGAAATCTCCCATGGTACAGTCGATATTCCTGATAAAGAAAAATATGAATTTATACGTCGTGGTAAATCACTTGACTTAACAGTTCTATCTGAAATTGGCAAAAAGACAGAAACAGGCTTCCATTCTTTATTAGATTCGATTAAACATGACTTAGAGGCTGGAGCTGATTTTGTCATTTTAGAGGGACGTGAATCAGGGACAAGTGGGCTATATGATAATGAAGGTAACATTCAAGAAGAGGTTCTTGAGACACTTTCTAAAGAACCTGACTTGCTACGATATATTATATGGGAAGCTCCGTGCAAGGATCAACAGGTTGCAATAATTAACGTATTAGGTGTGGATGTCCATTTTGGAAATGTCGCTTTTGAGGATATTCTATCGGTAGCTACTTTACGTAAAGGGTTACGTAGTGATACCATGCTTACTTGTTTGAAATAA
- a CDS encoding MFS transporter, which yields MDEKMKWSLAGLCLVPLVMVLGNSMLIPVLPALKNELGISQFEASLIITAFSIPAGIVIPVAGYLSDHYGRKKVIVPALLVYALGGVIAGLGAVILKENSYPVIMAGRVIQGVGAAGTAPIAMALASDIFTGAARSKALGVIEAFNGLGKVLSPILGSLIALIVWYAVFFAFPLLCIPFAIIVWMKVTEPSGNLNKQPVKQYLKGILKIFSKQGATLLAAFLAGSITLFILFGLLFYLSDILEEKYHIDGVYKGFVLALPLLVMATTSYVTGKKVKSKPKKMKSIAVTGLIVIAVGSGAAIISTNTYFQMSALMIIGFGSGLVLPCLNTIITGSISAEERGLVTSLYGSVRFFGVAIGPPVFGFLMKISSQIMFGAMSILAGITAAIAFFVIKVKKSG from the coding sequence ATGGATGAAAAGATGAAATGGTCGTTAGCTGGATTATGTTTAGTTCCTTTAGTTATGGTATTGGGAAACTCCATGTTGATTCCAGTCTTACCAGCCTTGAAAAATGAACTTGGAATCTCACAATTTGAAGCCAGTCTTATTATTACAGCTTTTTCAATTCCTGCAGGGATTGTCATTCCAGTTGCCGGCTATTTATCGGACCATTATGGACGGAAAAAAGTAATTGTACCTGCCTTGTTAGTTTATGCTTTAGGTGGCGTAATCGCAGGATTAGGCGCTGTAATTCTTAAAGAGAATTCTTATCCAGTTATTATGGCTGGGCGAGTAATACAGGGCGTTGGAGCCGCTGGAACAGCTCCCATCGCGATGGCCCTTGCAAGTGATATATTCACAGGAGCGGCAAGAAGTAAAGCACTTGGGGTCATTGAGGCATTTAATGGGTTAGGAAAAGTACTAAGTCCAATTCTCGGTTCTTTAATTGCACTGATTGTCTGGTACGCAGTGTTCTTCGCTTTTCCTTTATTGTGCATTCCTTTTGCCATCATTGTTTGGATGAAGGTTACTGAGCCTTCTGGAAATCTCAATAAGCAACCTGTAAAACAATATTTAAAAGGGATATTAAAAATTTTCAGCAAGCAAGGTGCTACTTTATTAGCAGCATTTTTAGCCGGTTCCATCACGCTTTTCATCTTGTTTGGGTTACTTTTTTACTTGTCGGATATTTTGGAAGAGAAATATCATATCGATGGTGTGTACAAAGGGTTTGTACTGGCATTGCCGTTACTTGTCATGGCGACGACCTCATATGTTACTGGTAAAAAAGTAAAAAGTAAACCTAAGAAAATGAAATCAATTGCAGTCACAGGATTAATCGTCATTGCTGTTGGAAGTGGTGCGGCAATCATAAGTACTAATACATATTTTCAAATGTCTGCTTTAATGATCATAGGCTTCGGTAGTGGGTTAGTTCTTCCCTGCTTAAATACGATTATCACTGGCTCCATCTCTGCTGAAGAGCGAGGTTTAGTCACATCATTATACGGAAGTGTAAGATTCTTCGGGGTTGCAATCGGTCCCCCAGTATTCGGTTTTCTAATGAAGATTTCTAGCCAGATTATGTTTGGTGCTATGAGTATCCTAGCTGGCATTACTGCAGCCATTGCTTTCTTCGTGATCAAAGTAAAGAAAAGTGGCTAA
- a CDS encoding YqhV family protein → MEKIALGMGSLRLLSGTIEVTAAILMIYFGTVERAMMINAGLAIVGPTVLILVTALGLFGLAGEISFVKLVLVFSGAILILIGLWK, encoded by the coding sequence ATGGAGAAAATCGCGTTAGGAATGGGATCTTTACGATTACTATCGGGAACAATTGAAGTAACGGCTGCTATACTTATGATTTATTTTGGCACTGTTGAACGAGCGATGATGATTAATGCAGGACTTGCCATAGTAGGGCCGACAGTACTGATATTAGTTACTGCCTTGGGGTTGTTTGGTCTAGCTGGTGAGATATCTTTCGTGAAGTTGGTGTTGGTTTTTTCAGGCGCTATATTGATACTCATAGGTTTATGGAAATAA
- a CDS encoding HD-GYP domain-containing protein yields the protein MIGCEDTGTFTLKLKLAEIIDAFSLALDLAEEKQLGHARRTASIALLIAMHYGVKGYELNNIYYTAMLHDIGLSEPLGTITATEQASVVRGHAISGSKIVANIPYLENISPFVKYHHERWDGKGEPEGLRGKLIPLVSRIINVADSIEMFVNTKGRDTYSLQNYLQAEAGRRYDPELCKIAYELVQYNEFYETMSHPIALLEDLRPQDQVDVDNAGLLLIGNGLAQVVDNKSSYTANHSIEVAQFSVELGRHLGFKGERLHKLEVAALLHDVGKLGIPTKILHKTSGLTEAEFQQITFHPYYTEIILSQVKGFSEICSWASLHHEKLDGTGYHRQYVAEQIPIEARLIAIADVFQALKADRPYRAGLPYEKIMIIMQEMADKLHLDPEFYAEFTSIAPSLMENNSVKNTYSL from the coding sequence ATGATAGGATGTGAGGACACGGGAACTTTTACTCTGAAATTAAAGCTTGCTGAAATCATTGATGCTTTTTCCCTTGCCCTTGACCTAGCGGAAGAGAAACAACTTGGTCATGCACGAAGAACTGCTTCGATTGCGCTTTTAATCGCCATGCATTATGGAGTAAAAGGCTACGAGTTGAATAACATCTATTACACCGCAATGTTGCATGACATAGGCTTATCTGAGCCCCTTGGGACGATAACTGCGACTGAGCAAGCAAGTGTGGTCAGGGGACACGCAATTAGTGGTTCTAAGATTGTAGCGAACATTCCATATTTAGAAAATATATCGCCATTTGTGAAGTACCATCATGAGCGTTGGGATGGGAAGGGCGAACCAGAAGGGCTTCGAGGCAAATTAATACCACTAGTTTCCCGTATTATTAATGTTGCTGACAGCATTGAGATGTTTGTCAATACAAAAGGGAGAGATACATATTCCCTGCAGAACTATTTACAAGCAGAAGCGGGGCGGAGGTACGATCCAGAACTCTGTAAAATTGCCTATGAACTTGTCCAATATAATGAGTTTTACGAAACGATGAGTCACCCGATTGCACTGCTTGAAGATTTACGTCCTCAAGATCAAGTCGATGTAGACAATGCTGGGTTATTACTAATAGGCAATGGTTTAGCGCAAGTAGTAGACAATAAGAGTAGCTACACCGCCAATCACAGTATTGAAGTAGCACAATTTTCTGTTGAACTTGGGCGTCATTTAGGATTTAAGGGAGAAAGGCTACATAAGTTAGAAGTAGCGGCTTTGTTACATGATGTGGGTAAACTTGGTATTCCTACGAAGATCTTGCACAAGACCAGCGGATTAACAGAAGCTGAGTTTCAGCAAATTACGTTCCATCCATATTATACAGAAATCATTTTAAGCCAGGTTAAGGGCTTTTCTGAAATCTGCTCTTGGGCATCACTCCATCACGAGAAGCTTGATGGAACAGGATATCATCGCCAATATGTAGCAGAGCAAATTCCTATTGAAGCTAGACTCATTGCAATTGCCGATGTATTTCAGGCGTTAAAGGCTGACCGTCCCTATCGAGCAGGCCTACCCTATGAGAAAATCATGATTATCATGCAAGAGATGGCGGATAAGTTACATTTAGATCCCGAGTTTTATGCTGAATTTACTAGCATAGCACCGAGCTTAATGGAAAATAATAGCGTGAAGAATACGTATTCATTATGA
- a CDS encoding CD1247 N-terminal domain-containing protein has translation MLERISYMKGLAEGLELDYHTKEGKMIKEMIHVLEDMSHEIQHLQSLSDEMEDYIVAIDDDLHILEEDFYEEEIEELGMHDYDYEYENEPIYLEEDLDIEDYEDDIM, from the coding sequence ATGTTAGAGCGAATATCTTACATGAAGGGTTTAGCGGAAGGATTAGAGTTAGATTATCACACCAAAGAAGGTAAAATGATTAAGGAAATGATTCATGTGTTAGAAGATATGAGCCATGAAATTCAACACCTTCAAAGTTTATCTGATGAAATGGAAGATTATATTGTAGCAATTGACGACGACTTACATATCTTAGAAGAAGATTTCTACGAAGAAGAAATTGAAGAATTAGGTATGCATGACTATGATTATGAATATGAGAACGAACCTATATATCTTGAGGAAGACCTTGATATAGAAGACTACGAAGACGATATCATGTAA
- the spoIIIAA gene encoding stage III sporulation protein AA, giving the protein MWAQEVEEILPKAIRALFTIMPKGKKDEIQEIRIRLHQPLEVRFSQSGLYVSGPRFTTDYRDAYICTREDCMQMLQAISNHSIYAIEEQLRQGYVTVAGGHRVGMTGKVIAETNKIRTIQNVTSFNIRIARQVKGIATHLLPMLYDSIRKRPYHTLIVSPPQCGKTTLLRDVIREMSLGNEHYHIPGHKVAVVDERSEIAGSINGVPQCDLGPRTDVLDACPKVEGMMLLIRSMSPQIIAVDEIGTSADALAIDEVIHAGVQLITTVHAHSIEELLGRPTINDMLQKKIFERYVVLGRTPTVGTIIGVYDKNRLKLTQRGAGVG; this is encoded by the coding sequence ATGTGGGCACAAGAAGTAGAAGAGATTCTACCGAAAGCGATTAGGGCATTATTTACAATAATGCCAAAAGGAAAAAAAGACGAAATACAAGAAATCAGAATACGCTTACACCAACCATTGGAAGTAAGGTTTTCACAATCGGGACTTTATGTGTCCGGCCCAAGATTCACAACGGATTATCGTGATGCGTACATCTGTACACGGGAAGACTGTATGCAAATGCTTCAGGCGATTAGCAACCATTCCATATATGCAATTGAGGAACAACTTCGCCAAGGCTACGTGACGGTTGCCGGGGGACATCGTGTCGGCATGACTGGGAAAGTCATAGCAGAGACGAACAAAATACGGACAATTCAAAACGTAACGAGCTTTAACATTCGTATCGCGAGGCAAGTGAAGGGCATTGCTACCCACCTACTACCTATGTTGTATGATTCCATACGGAAAAGGCCATATCATACGTTAATTGTTTCACCACCGCAATGTGGGAAGACAACATTATTACGAGATGTGATTCGAGAAATGAGTTTAGGAAATGAGCATTATCATATTCCAGGACATAAGGTTGCCGTTGTTGATGAACGTTCAGAAATTGCTGGTAGTATTAACGGTGTTCCACAATGTGACTTAGGGCCAAGAACAGATGTATTAGATGCTTGTCCGAAAGTAGAAGGAATGATGCTACTCATCCGATCGATGTCGCCGCAGATTATTGCTGTAGACGAAATTGGTACAAGTGCAGATGCATTAGCAATCGATGAAGTCATTCATGCGGGTGTACAACTTATTACTACAGTACATGCGCATAGTATAGAGGAATTGCTCGGGAGACCCACAATCAACGATATGCTGCAAAAGAAAATTTTTGAGCGATATGTCGTTCTAGGTCGAACACCAACTGTCGGGACGATTATAGGGGTCTATGATAAAAATCGATTAAAACTTACACAGAGGGGGGCTGGCGTTGGTTAA
- the spoIIIAB gene encoding stage III sporulation protein SpoIIIAB — protein MVKTAAIILVIVSSTMIGFLFANRFGQRVKELRIIYSALKYLETEIIYGLTPIPIAFETIGSRIEKPIGEIFIQMSQALRPSDVTTAQVWLAAWRKSHGILSLRARDYDILYQLGHTLGQTDKENQMKHINMALTYLQSEEADARNDQQKHEKMYKYLGFLTGMMIVILMI, from the coding sequence TTGGTTAAGACAGCAGCGATTATACTCGTCATTGTCTCCAGCACCATGATTGGCTTTCTGTTTGCCAATCGATTTGGTCAAAGGGTGAAAGAGTTACGCATTATTTATAGCGCACTGAAATATTTAGAAACTGAAATCATCTATGGCCTTACGCCAATTCCGATTGCTTTTGAAACGATTGGTTCTAGAATTGAGAAACCAATTGGTGAGATTTTCATCCAAATGAGTCAAGCATTGCGACCTTCCGATGTAACAACTGCACAAGTGTGGCTTGCGGCATGGAGGAAGAGCCATGGAATATTGTCACTTCGCGCACGTGATTATGACATTCTATATCAACTAGGGCACACATTGGGGCAAACGGATAAAGAGAATCAGATGAAACATATTAACATGGCCTTAACGTATTTGCAAAGTGAAGAAGCTGATGCACGGAATGACCAACAAAAGCATGAGAAAATGTACAAGTATTTAGGATTTTTGACAGGTATGATGATTGTCATTTTAATGATTTAG
- the spoIIIAC gene encoding stage III sporulation protein AC — protein MYEVDAIFKIAGIGIAIAFIHTILKQAGKEEIAHWTTLIGFIIIIFMVATKISDLFQTIRQTFLLQ, from the coding sequence ATGTACGAGGTCGATGCTATTTTTAAAATCGCCGGTATAGGGATTGCAATTGCGTTTATTCATACAATTCTCAAACAAGCAGGGAAAGAAGAGATTGCACATTGGACAACACTGATTGGGTTTATCATCATAATCTTTATGGTAGCTACCAAAATCAGTGATTTATTCCAAACAATCCGCCAAACATTTCTACTGCAATAA